A genomic region of Procambarus clarkii isolate CNS0578487 chromosome 88, FALCON_Pclarkii_2.0, whole genome shotgun sequence contains the following coding sequences:
- the LOC138359054 gene encoding tigger transposable element-derived protein 7-like yields the protein MSQGLANRAVSAKRKRSFLSIEQKLDMIEKHERGYSVTRLAAEFNVGKSTVCDIKRQKDNIRKFLASSDSGALNKRKTIKGSANTNLDEAVYKWFNQERSVGMPLGGDAIKTAADKFAQKMNIPDFRASEGWLQRFKNRHNIKNRKVCGESLSADTDSVEPFKHKLNDYIITNDLRRFQVYNADETGFNWKCLQNNTLASRLNECVPGRKVNKEKVSAMLCANADGSHRTKSAIVGK from the coding sequence ATGTCTCAAGGGCTTGCTAATCGTGCTGTATCTGCAAAGAGGAAGAGAAGTTTTTTATCCATTGAGCAGAAATTAGACATGATAGAGAAACATGAACGTGGCTACTCTGTTACTAGGCTGGCAGCAGAATTTAATGTCGGGAAAAGTACGGTGTGTGATATCAAGAGACAGAAAGATAATATTAGGAAGTTTCTTGCTTCGAGTGATAGTGGTGCATTAAATAAAAGGAAAACAATAAAAGGTTCTGCAAATACGAATTTGGACGAAGCTGTGTATAAATGGTTTAACCAGGAGCGCTCTGTGGGGATGCCACTTGGCGGCGACGCCATTAAGACAGCAGCTGATAAATTTGCACAAAAGATGAACATTCCAGATTTTCGAGCAAGTGAAGGATGGTTGCAAAGATTTAAGAATAGACATAATATTAAGAACAGGAAAGTTTGTGGAGAATCATTAAGTGCAGATACTGATTCAGTCGAGCCATTTAAGCATAAATTAAATGATTACATAATAACAAATGATCTAAGGCGTTTTCAGGTATACAATGCCGATGAAACAGGCTTTAATTGGAAATGCTTGCAGAACAACACTTTGGCATCTAGGCTAAATGAGTGTGTTCCTGGCCGTAAGGTAAACAAAGAAAAAGTTTCTGCCATGCTGTGTGCAAATGCAGACGGAAGTCACAGAACAAAGTCTGCCATTGTGGGGAAGTAA